A region of Tabrizicola piscis DNA encodes the following proteins:
- a CDS encoding chromosome partitioning protein ParB produces MSDGKAFNIDLGRLKSREKDRSPQAIEKAERAGEELGFVARDGQKRRGRKPSPRTGQVHAKVMPDISEEIANEAKRRGVQQGVLIEEAWTLYKEKSGI; encoded by the coding sequence ATGTCGGACGGAAAAGCCTTCAACATCGACCTTGGCCGCCTGAAGAGCCGTGAGAAAGACCGCAGTCCGCAAGCCATCGAGAAAGCCGAGCGGGCAGGGGAAGAGTTGGGTTTCGTTGCTCGTGACGGGCAGAAGCGGCGCGGGCGTAAGCCTAGCCCCCGAACGGGGCAGGTACACGCCAAGGTCATGCCAGACATCTCAGAGGAGATCGCCAACGAAGCCAAGCGACGCGGTGTACAGCAGGGCGTCCTTATCGAAGAAGCCTGGACGCTCTATAAAGAAAAATCCGGTATTTAA
- a CDS encoding replication initiator protein A produces the protein MSDDHVVNRSPLLPDRYPQGDFFVCDIFDAVPKADMASMEHPIFSLSTKPDTRVREYEHNGIKIAIKPSVDGLATVHDRDVLIYCISQLMTALNDGKEVSQVVRFRAFDMLVATNRNTAGSGYSQLKAALERLAGTRISTNIVTGGKEIFRTFGLIESAEVVRETRDGRMQEVEIKLSDWVFNAIRSKEVLTLHRDYFRLRKPLERRIYELARKHCGAQKEWRISLALLQKKCGSNSTPREFRRLVMNIVREDREHDHMPDYAISYDEQEDMVTFSNRQGVKMVLPPAVAPHLDPDVYETARMLAPGFDVYYLEREWRSWLPETPRNPEAAFLGFCRKWVQNRKNTG, from the coding sequence GTGTCTGATGACCATGTAGTAAACCGTTCCCCTCTCCTGCCCGATCGGTATCCGCAGGGCGATTTCTTCGTGTGCGACATCTTCGACGCTGTGCCCAAGGCTGACATGGCCTCGATGGAGCATCCGATCTTTTCTCTTTCGACCAAGCCGGATACGCGAGTCAGGGAGTATGAGCACAACGGGATCAAGATCGCGATCAAGCCTTCTGTCGATGGCCTCGCGACGGTTCATGATCGCGATGTCCTGATCTATTGCATAAGTCAGCTCATGACTGCCCTGAACGACGGGAAAGAGGTTTCCCAGGTTGTCCGGTTTCGCGCGTTTGACATGCTGGTCGCTACGAACCGGAACACAGCGGGTTCCGGTTATTCTCAGCTGAAGGCTGCCCTTGAGCGCTTGGCTGGAACGAGGATCAGCACGAACATCGTGACTGGCGGAAAAGAGATCTTCAGGACCTTTGGCTTGATCGAGAGCGCCGAGGTAGTCAGGGAAACCCGTGACGGGCGCATGCAGGAAGTTGAGATCAAGCTGTCGGACTGGGTGTTTAATGCAATCCGTTCAAAGGAAGTCCTCACCCTGCACCGCGATTACTTCCGGCTTCGGAAGCCGCTGGAACGGCGCATCTACGAACTCGCCCGCAAGCACTGCGGGGCGCAGAAGGAGTGGCGGATCAGTCTCGCGCTGCTGCAGAAGAAGTGCGGATCGAACTCCACTCCCCGAGAGTTTCGGCGCCTGGTCATGAACATCGTCCGAGAGGATCGGGAACACGACCACATGCCGGACTATGCAATTTCCTACGACGAACAGGAGGACATGGTCACTTTCTCAAACCGGCAGGGCGTGAAGATGGTGCTGCCTCCGGCGGTAGCGCCGCACCTTGACCCAGATGTCTATGAGACGGCCCGGATGCTCGCTCCTGGCTTCGACGTCTATTATCTGGAACGCGAGTGGCGCAGCTGGCTGCCAGAGACGCCACGCAACCCGGAAGCTGCATTCTTGGGGTTTTGCCGGAAGTGGGTGCAAAACAGAAAAAATACCGGATAA